One window from the genome of Williamwhitmania sp. encodes:
- the atpF gene encoding F0F1 ATP synthase subunit B: MGLLIPDFSLIFWMVLSFAIVYFILQKYAWPSVLRALTSREETIKHSLESAQKAREEFGRLQKEGSLVLTNARAQQEEIMKEARVLKENIIGEARSAAQEETRKQMELAKIMIQQEKEKAMADLKRQAALLSIDIAEQLLKKELANNTEQEKLINELLKDIKLS; this comes from the coding sequence ATGGGACTACTAATACCCGACTTCAGCTTGATTTTTTGGATGGTATTGTCTTTTGCAATTGTTTACTTTATCCTCCAAAAATATGCTTGGCCAAGCGTTCTTCGTGCCCTAACGAGCAGGGAGGAAACCATAAAGCATTCCCTTGAATCGGCACAAAAAGCAAGGGAAGAGTTTGGTCGGTTGCAAAAGGAAGGAAGTCTTGTTTTGACCAACGCTCGTGCTCAGCAGGAGGAAATAATGAAAGAAGCTCGCGTGCTAAAAGAAAATATTATTGGGGAGGCTCGTTCAGCGGCTCAAGAGGAGACGCGAAAGCAGATGGAGCTTGCCAAAATTATGATTCAGCAAGAAAAGGAGAAGGCGATGGCTGATTTAAAGCGCCAAGCGGCCCTTCTTTCTATTGATATTGCCGAGCAACTTTTAAAAAAGGAACTTGCAAATAACACCGAGCAGGAAAAACTGATCAACGAGCTGCTGAAAGACATTAAGCTAAGCTGA
- the atpA gene encoding F0F1 ATP synthase subunit alpha — protein MADIKPGEIAEILKMELAGLKADSQFEEIGRVLQVGDGIARLYGLTNVRSNELIEFENGIMGIVLNLEEDNIGVVLLGSSEEIKEGFTAKGTGRIASIHVGEGLLGRVVNTIGQPIDGKGPIAGKLYEMPLERKAPGVIFRQPVNEPLQTGLIAIDAMFPIGRGQRELIIGDRQTGKTTIAIDTILNQRQYFENGDPVYCIYVAIGQKNSTVVNIVKTLEEHDALKYTIIVAAPASDPAALQFYAPFAGAAIGEFFRDSGLHALVVYDDLSKQAVAYREVSLLLRRPPGREAYPGDIFYLHSRLLERSAKIIKSDDIAIQMNDLPESIRRMVKGGGSLTALPIIETQAGDVSAYIPTNVISITDGQIFLESNLFNAGIRPAINVGISVSRVGGNAQLKSMKKIAGTLKLDQAQYRELEAFSKFGSDLDPGTKAILDKGAKNVEILKQGLHATMPVGKQIAIIFCGTKGLLKDVPAERVKEFELSLFELLDSKYNDSVLAPLQSGIINDDLAKILTDVATDVAKRFSK, from the coding sequence ATGGCCGATATTAAGCCAGGGGAAATAGCCGAAATCCTTAAAATGGAGTTAGCCGGTTTAAAGGCAGATAGCCAATTTGAGGAAATTGGAAGAGTGCTGCAGGTGGGTGATGGCATTGCTCGTCTCTATGGGCTGACCAACGTGCGATCAAATGAGCTCATTGAGTTTGAAAATGGTATTATGGGTATCGTTCTTAACCTCGAAGAAGACAATATTGGGGTTGTGCTGCTGGGTTCTTCCGAAGAAATCAAGGAGGGCTTTACTGCAAAAGGAACCGGTCGAATCGCCTCTATTCATGTGGGAGAAGGATTGCTCGGACGTGTGGTAAATACCATCGGCCAACCCATAGATGGGAAAGGACCAATTGCCGGAAAGCTCTACGAAATGCCGCTAGAGCGTAAGGCCCCGGGTGTTATTTTTAGACAACCGGTGAATGAGCCTCTGCAAACAGGCTTGATTGCAATCGATGCCATGTTCCCAATTGGGCGGGGGCAGCGCGAACTTATTATTGGGGACCGGCAAACAGGCAAGACCACAATTGCCATTGATACTATTTTAAATCAGAGGCAATACTTTGAAAATGGCGACCCTGTTTACTGCATCTACGTTGCAATAGGTCAAAAAAACAGCACCGTTGTTAACATCGTAAAAACTCTTGAGGAGCATGACGCCTTAAAGTATACTATTATTGTTGCTGCTCCGGCCTCTGATCCCGCGGCATTGCAGTTCTATGCCCCATTTGCGGGTGCTGCAATTGGCGAGTTTTTTAGAGACTCAGGTCTACACGCACTGGTTGTTTATGATGATCTTTCTAAGCAGGCTGTTGCTTATCGTGAAGTTTCGTTACTACTCCGTCGTCCTCCCGGACGTGAGGCATACCCTGGCGATATCTTTTATTTACATAGCCGCCTTCTCGAGCGGTCAGCAAAAATAATTAAATCTGATGATATCGCCATCCAGATGAATGACTTACCAGAATCAATTCGTCGGATGGTTAAGGGCGGAGGATCACTTACGGCATTACCCATTATTGAAACACAGGCTGGTGACGTTTCTGCCTACATTCCAACAAATGTAATCTCCATTACCGACGGCCAGATTTTTCTTGAGTCAAATCTTTTTAATGCAGGAATCAGACCGGCAATTAATGTTGGAATCTCTGTTTCTCGAGTTGGCGGAAACGCCCAGTTGAAATCGATGAAAAAAATTGCTGGCACCTTAAAACTCGACCAGGCACAATACAGAGAGCTGGAGGCCTTTTCGAAGTTTGGCAGTGACCTTGACCCCGGAACAAAGGCAATTTTGGATAAAGGGGCTAAAAATGTTGAAATTCTAAAGCAAGGGCTTCACGCTACAATGCCAGTTGGAAAGCAGATTGCTATTATTTTCTGCGGTACAAAGGGGCTATTGAAGGATGTGCCCGCCGAACGAGTGAAGGAGTTCGAGTTGTCACTTTTTGAGTTGCTTGATTCAAAATATAACGATTCGGTGCTCGCACCCTTACAAAGCGGTATTATAAACGACGACCTTGCCAAAATATTGACAGACGTTGCTACAGATGTTGCTAAACGATTTTCTAAATAA
- the atpE gene encoding ATP synthase F0 subunit C, which translates to MVTLGIILQAASTGIGLAKLGGAIGAGLAAVGAGIGIGLIGGSALEAIARQPEAIGDIRSNMILGAALVEGVSFFAIIISFLALIL; encoded by the coding sequence ATGGTAACATTAGGCATTATTCTTCAGGCAGCCTCTACAGGTATTGGTTTAGCAAAGTTGGGTGGCGCAATAGGTGCTGGTCTGGCTGCTGTTGGTGCAGGTATCGGAATCGGACTAATTGGTGGTTCTGCTCTTGAGGCTATTGCCCGTCAACCAGAAGCAATTGGGGATATTCGTTCGAACATGATTCTTGGTGCCGCGTTGGTTGAGGGTGTATCTTTCTTCGCCATTATTATTTCATTTTTAGCGCTCATTCTCTAA
- the atpH gene encoding ATP synthase F1 subunit delta: MNQSRLFVKYARALHEYSVDQHATDVVYGDMVKVYSVLNATPELQELFSSPVIFPSMKSGIVEKIFTGKVSMVSLRFLKFLVEKKREVFLKNILISYFLIYRKSAGIVKVAFSSAVVMDEEERKSIIINLKKLLVGTVELDFITKPELIGGFTLALNDIMLDASIATKLKRLKNRILEAN; this comes from the coding sequence ATGAACCAAAGTCGTCTTTTTGTAAAATACGCTCGTGCTCTGCATGAGTATTCTGTTGACCAACATGCAACCGATGTGGTGTATGGCGATATGGTAAAAGTTTATTCAGTGCTAAATGCAACCCCTGAACTACAGGAACTCTTTAGTTCTCCCGTTATCTTTCCCTCAATGAAATCTGGCATTGTTGAGAAAATCTTTACGGGGAAAGTTTCAATGGTGTCACTTCGATTTTTGAAGTTTCTTGTGGAGAAAAAACGGGAGGTCTTTCTGAAAAACATATTGATTTCCTACTTTTTAATTTATCGAAAATCCGCAGGAATTGTGAAAGTAGCGTTTTCCTCTGCGGTGGTGATGGACGAAGAGGAGCGCAAAAGTATTATCATCAATTTAAAGAAGTTGCTGGTTGGCACAGTTGAGCTGGACTTTATAACAAAGCCTGAATTAATTGGTGGTTTTACTCTTGCCCTGAACGATATTATGTTAGATGCAAGTATTGCAACCAAGTTGAAGCGTCTGAAAAATAGGATACTTGAGGCAAACTAG
- a CDS encoding rhomboid family intramembrane serine protease, protein MDNSPKRLLLSSVIPFMFIFSFFLIFILEQNGLFVGYKFGILPRDLHGAIGILTSPFIHASWSHLASNSIAFFVLLTGVFYFYKDLGIIVLVGCWLAGGALTWFYGREAYHVGASGVVYGLASFLFFSGLIRQNVRLLAVSLIVVLEYGGMVWGLLPIFPEISWEGHLFGGAAGFVLAFILRNKGPEFPRNVWLDDVDEGDADDMESPNMSDEDEKIEGEGKLTSHSFVDIAWVYLFLQVTS, encoded by the coding sequence ATGGATAATTCTCCTAAGCGATTATTGTTAAGTTCAGTAATCCCATTTATGTTCATCTTTTCATTTTTTTTGATTTTTATATTGGAGCAAAACGGTCTTTTTGTTGGCTACAAGTTTGGCATATTGCCACGAGATCTGCATGGTGCAATTGGAATTTTAACTTCTCCATTTATTCATGCAAGCTGGAGCCATCTTGCTTCCAATAGCATTGCATTTTTTGTTTTGCTTACGGGGGTATTCTATTTCTACAAGGATCTTGGTATTATAGTGTTGGTCGGCTGTTGGCTTGCTGGAGGAGCCTTAACTTGGTTTTATGGTAGAGAAGCATACCACGTTGGGGCATCTGGAGTGGTATATGGCTTAGCGTCGTTTCTTTTCTTTAGTGGGCTGATTCGGCAGAATGTTCGACTACTGGCAGTTTCACTCATTGTCGTGCTTGAGTATGGCGGTATGGTTTGGGGGTTGTTGCCCATTTTTCCTGAAATTTCGTGGGAAGGCCACTTGTTTGGAGGTGCAGCTGGATTTGTTCTTGCCTTTATTTTGAGAAATAAGGGACCGGAATTTCCCAGAAATGTTTGGCTTGATGATGTTGACGAAGGTGATGCAGACGATATGGAATCGCCAAATATGAGTGACGAAGACGAAAAAATAGAGGGTGAAGGGAAACTAACAAGCCATTCATTCGTAGATATCGCTTGGGTTTACCTCTTTCTGCAAGTTACCTCGTAA
- a CDS encoding polymer-forming cytoskeletal protein: MAKYNETETISANINLIGGGTEITGDINSNGDLRIDGILTGNITTKGKVVVGETGRIKGEISCKNADVSGSVEGKISVVDLLALKSSSRVIGDITTGKFSVEPGSRFTGYCNMTDTDVAQNIFTGEISKKENDTM, translated from the coding sequence ATGGCTAAGTACAACGAAACAGAAACAATCTCTGCAAACATCAACTTAATTGGTGGTGGAACTGAAATAACAGGAGACATCAATTCAAACGGTGATCTTCGAATTGATGGCATTCTGACTGGGAACATAACAACAAAAGGGAAAGTTGTAGTGGGCGAAACAGGACGTATTAAAGGAGAAATTTCTTGCAAGAATGCTGATGTATCCGGGTCGGTTGAGGGCAAGATTTCTGTTGTCGACCTTCTTGCACTTAAATCTTCAAGTCGTGTTATTGGAGATATTACAACAGGGAAATTTTCAGTGGAACCCGGCTCAAGGTTTACTGGATACTGTAATATGACCGACACCGATGTTGCTCAAAATATCTTTACAGGGGAAATATCCAAAAAAGAAAATGACACTATGTAG
- the atpB gene encoding F0F1 ATP synthase subunit A produces MVESVVGANGATKESRPLDFSISKNVVSLFVISAIMLVVFLTIANRYKKNPDTAPHGIQNLFEPIIIFVRDEIAIPSIGVERYNKFMPLLLTVFFFIWFSNLLGIIPVFPGGANVTGNIAITMVLAVLIFIITTISTNKDYWVEIFNNPEIPWFLKYPIPLMPLVEITSVFTKPIILMIRLFANILAGHMVAIVFFSLIFIFGQMSAVAGYGFSVFTIAFTVFMTLLELLVAFIQAYVFTMLSAIYFGMAKVELRHHNK; encoded by the coding sequence TTGGTTGAATCAGTAGTTGGTGCTAATGGTGCCACCAAAGAGTCGAGACCCCTCGATTTTTCGATTTCAAAGAACGTGGTATCCCTATTCGTTATTTCGGCGATAATGCTTGTGGTATTTTTAACCATTGCTAACCGGTATAAAAAAAATCCAGATACAGCACCGCATGGGATACAGAATCTTTTTGAACCAATCATAATCTTTGTTCGCGATGAAATAGCAATCCCTTCAATCGGTGTGGAAAGATATAATAAGTTCATGCCATTGCTGTTAACAGTATTCTTCTTTATTTGGTTTTCAAATCTTTTAGGAATTATACCTGTATTTCCAGGTGGTGCAAACGTGACGGGAAATATTGCAATAACAATGGTTTTGGCTGTGCTTATTTTTATTATTACCACAATAAGCACCAATAAGGATTACTGGGTAGAAATTTTCAACAATCCGGAAATCCCTTGGTTTTTAAAATATCCAATTCCATTGATGCCATTAGTTGAAATTACAAGCGTATTCACAAAGCCAATCATCTTGATGATTCGTTTATTTGCAAATATTCTGGCTGGACATATGGTGGCAATTGTTTTCTTTTCACTTATCTTCATTTTTGGGCAAATGTCAGCAGTGGCAGGGTACGGTTTTTCTGTTTTCACTATAGCATTTACCGTATTTATGACTTTGCTGGAGTTGCTTGTTGCTTTTATTCAAGCGTATGTGTTTACAATGCTTTCCGCTATCTATTTTGGTATGGCTAAAGTAGAGTTGAGGCATCACAATAAATAG
- a CDS encoding efflux RND transporter permease subunit, with translation MFRIIARLILKNRPVVIVIISLITLVMGYKATQLKMLYEPASLLPADDSVQVNYDRFTKKFGAGGNAIFIGITDNKFFTYKHYCYWRDLQHSLKTITGVKEAFSIYDIYTLKKNTEPKKFQLTKIVQVGIEDQQQLDSIKQVIYTLPFYKGFLYNDTASTFIMMVSLDKEILQSAQRVTLLDSIMGTINHYERQTGLTAHVSGLPYIRVTMAEMVKSEMFFFIFLAIAVTALILYLFFRSFKVVLFSLVVVGVSVIWAMGTLAFFGYPVTILTAVIPPLIIVIGIPNCVFLLNKYHQEYRYHGNKIKALQRVIQKVGSAAFMTNLTTAAGFGTFVIAGTQILREFGLVASVNILGVFIVSITLIPVIFSFLPPPTDKHLKHLENRYMRRVTKFIVDITFYHRKVIFGIAAFLILVGIIGLSMVKSNGYMVDDVPHNSKVYRDLKFFESNFSGLMPFEILIDAQRPKGLMQYENLKHINELQNKLKRYPELSKPLSIVEAVTFARQGYFNGQASAYRFPISMEVGFIMSYLPRGESDNAIFNNFVDSSGRYARIMYNVADVGTQKMNVLLDSISQNIHDVYGAKSSLVSITGGSVVNAKGSEYLVHNLISSLILAVLLIVVFMAGMFRSTKMVLFALLSNLIPLLLTAALMGYLGISLKPSTVLVFSIAFGISVDNSIHFLAKYKQEMLLSGNNIGESVRFAIRETGVSMLYTSIILFFGFGIFAASSFGGTVALGVLISFTLLIAMFSNLIVLPTLLLTLEKIRKKQFFSDPLISIYDEELDIELSELKIKDDVDNQ, from the coding sequence ATGTTTCGAATTATTGCTAGGTTGATCCTGAAGAACCGGCCTGTTGTTATTGTTATTATTTCCTTAATTACGCTGGTGATGGGATATAAGGCAACCCAGCTTAAAATGCTTTATGAACCGGCCTCACTTCTGCCAGCTGACGATAGCGTTCAGGTAAACTACGATCGGTTTACTAAGAAGTTTGGCGCTGGTGGCAACGCTATCTTTATTGGTATTACCGACAACAAATTTTTTACTTATAAGCATTATTGTTATTGGCGCGACTTACAACATTCCCTCAAGACGATAACGGGAGTTAAAGAGGCTTTTTCAATTTACGACATTTATACCCTCAAGAAAAATACTGAGCCAAAAAAGTTTCAGCTGACCAAAATTGTACAGGTTGGCATTGAAGACCAGCAACAACTTGATAGCATAAAGCAGGTTATATACACCTTGCCATTTTATAAGGGATTTCTCTATAACGACACCGCCTCTACTTTCATCATGATGGTTTCGTTGGATAAGGAAATTCTCCAAAGTGCCCAACGCGTCACCCTTCTCGATAGCATTATGGGGACGATTAACCACTACGAGCGTCAAACTGGTTTGACAGCCCACGTTTCAGGCCTTCCATACATTCGAGTTACCATGGCGGAGATGGTTAAGTCGGAAATGTTTTTTTTCATTTTTCTTGCCATAGCAGTAACAGCACTGATTCTTTACCTGTTTTTTCGATCGTTTAAGGTCGTCCTATTCTCTCTTGTTGTTGTTGGTGTTTCTGTAATTTGGGCAATGGGCACCTTGGCGTTTTTTGGTTATCCGGTAACAATTCTTACTGCAGTAATTCCGCCGTTGATAATTGTAATTGGCATCCCCAACTGTGTCTTTCTTCTAAATAAATATCACCAAGAATACCGTTACCACGGAAATAAGATCAAGGCGCTACAGCGTGTAATTCAAAAAGTTGGTAGCGCTGCTTTTATGACAAATTTAACAACGGCCGCGGGTTTTGGAACTTTTGTTATTGCTGGAACACAAATATTGCGGGAGTTCGGACTAGTTGCCTCTGTTAATATTCTGGGCGTTTTTATCGTTTCCATAACCCTTATTCCTGTCATTTTCAGCTTTCTCCCACCACCCACCGACAAGCACCTTAAGCATCTCGAAAACAGGTATATGCGAAGGGTAACCAAGTTTATTGTGGACATTACTTTCTATCATCGAAAAGTTATTTTTGGCATCGCTGCTTTTTTAATTCTGGTCGGCATCATTGGGCTATCAATGGTTAAGAGCAATGGATACATGGTTGATGATGTACCCCATAACTCCAAGGTTTACCGTGATCTAAAATTTTTTGAGTCAAACTTCTCTGGTTTGATGCCCTTTGAAATTCTGATAGATGCTCAACGACCCAAGGGTTTAATGCAATACGAGAATCTAAAGCATATAAATGAGCTCCAGAACAAGTTGAAACGCTACCCTGAACTTTCCAAGCCTCTTTCAATTGTTGAGGCAGTGACGTTTGCTCGGCAAGGATACTTTAACGGACAGGCCTCGGCGTATCGATTTCCAATTTCTATGGAGGTGGGTTTTATTATGTCCTATTTACCTAGGGGGGAATCGGACAATGCAATATTTAACAACTTTGTTGACTCCTCTGGCCGGTATGCGCGCATTATGTATAATGTTGCCGACGTTGGAACCCAGAAGATGAACGTCCTTCTCGATAGTATTTCGCAAAATATTCACGACGTTTATGGCGCTAAATCATCGTTAGTTTCCATAACGGGTGGCAGCGTGGTAAACGCCAAGGGGAGTGAATACCTCGTCCACAATTTAATATCGAGTTTAATTCTAGCCGTACTGCTTATTGTGGTCTTTATGGCGGGCATGTTTCGTTCAACTAAAATGGTCCTTTTTGCACTGCTGTCAAACTTAATTCCTCTGCTGTTAACGGCCGCGCTTATGGGTTATTTGGGTATATCGCTGAAACCGTCTACCGTTCTAGTTTTTAGCATTGCTTTTGGAATTTCAGTGGATAACTCCATTCACTTTTTAGCAAAGTATAAACAGGAAATGCTGCTTTCCGGAAATAATATTGGAGAATCGGTAAGGTTTGCCATTCGGGAGACGGGCGTGAGCATGCTTTATACCTCCATAATTCTTTTCTTTGGCTTTGGAATTTTTGCGGCTAGCAGCTTTGGTGGTACCGTGGCACTCGGCGTTCTAATTTCATTTACCCTGCTAATTGCTATGTTTAGTAATCTCATTGTGTTGCCAACGCTATTGCTTACCTTAGAAAAGATAAGGAAAAAACAATTCTTCAGCGATCCCCTTATTTCCATATACGATGAGGAGCTGGATATCGAGCTCAGCGAACTTAAGATTAAGGATGATGTTGATAACCAATAA
- a CDS encoding Na/Pi cotransporter family protein — translation MSNAFFSFLTLVGSLGLFLFGMKLMSESLQKVAGDKMRNILAAMTTNKATRILTGVMVTAVIQSSSATTVMVVSFVNAGLMSLTQSVGVIMGANIGTTVTAWIISILGFQIDISHIALPLIGISFPLLFSKVHRYKFTGELITGFALLFIGLGYLKDSVPSINDNPQILEFIKNYTNLGLLSTIIFVAIGTLLTIIIQSSSATMALTLVMCSNGWISFESAAAMVLGENIGTTITANIAAMVANVSAKRAARSHFIFNVFGVVWVIALFHPFLKFISFILTSAGASSPFISIASIPIALSLFHTVFNITNTLLLVNFTGLIVMVVTKMVPAKEDEEENFRLKHLEIGLLSTSELSLLQAKKEIITYARRTNKMFSFVRELFKETNGKKFEQILNRIIKYEEISDRVELEIATYLTQVAEGDLSEEGAKRIHAMLKVISNMESIADSAYNLAKTLDRKRQNNIWFPQELRNNINGMFDRVDEAFAVMLENLELGYGKISLDKANGIEQQINLKRNMLREEHIQNVESNKYKYLAGVVYNDLFSESEKLADYIINVSEDIFSIKPIPYESKPQNKHIPNEQDN, via the coding sequence ATGAGTAATGCTTTTTTTAGTTTTTTAACACTTGTTGGCTCCTTGGGCTTATTCCTATTTGGAATGAAGCTGATGAGTGAATCATTGCAAAAAGTGGCAGGAGACAAGATGCGGAATATTCTTGCCGCCATGACCACGAATAAGGCAACACGCATACTTACAGGGGTTATGGTAACGGCTGTAATCCAATCATCTTCTGCTACCACAGTAATGGTCGTAAGTTTCGTCAATGCCGGTTTAATGTCTCTTACACAGTCTGTTGGCGTAATAATGGGGGCCAACATCGGAACCACAGTAACCGCATGGATTATTTCAATTCTCGGTTTTCAAATTGACATTAGCCATATAGCACTACCACTTATTGGAATCAGCTTTCCGCTTCTGTTTTCGAAGGTTCATCGTTATAAATTTACTGGTGAACTTATTACCGGTTTTGCGCTCCTCTTCATTGGATTGGGCTATCTAAAAGATTCCGTTCCTAGCATAAACGACAATCCCCAAATTCTTGAGTTCATTAAAAACTATACTAACCTAGGATTACTCTCCACCATAATTTTTGTGGCCATTGGTACCCTGCTCACCATTATCATTCAATCATCAAGTGCAACGATGGCGCTTACCCTTGTTATGTGTTCAAACGGTTGGATTTCCTTTGAAAGTGCGGCCGCAATGGTGCTGGGCGAAAATATTGGAACCACAATAACGGCAAATATTGCAGCCATGGTGGCCAATGTTTCAGCTAAGCGCGCCGCAAGATCCCACTTCATCTTCAATGTTTTTGGTGTAGTTTGGGTAATTGCACTATTTCATCCATTTTTAAAGTTCATTTCGTTCATTCTCACCTCAGCTGGAGCATCATCGCCATTTATTTCAATTGCGTCAATTCCAATAGCGCTATCCCTTTTCCATACTGTTTTTAATATCACCAACACGTTGCTTTTGGTGAATTTTACTGGACTAATAGTAATGGTGGTTACTAAAATGGTCCCAGCAAAGGAAGATGAAGAAGAAAATTTCAGACTCAAACATTTGGAAATTGGATTACTTTCAACATCAGAACTATCTCTTCTTCAGGCAAAAAAGGAGATTATCACCTATGCTAGAAGAACCAACAAGATGTTCTCTTTTGTAAGAGAGCTGTTTAAGGAAACTAATGGGAAAAAATTTGAACAAATACTTAACAGAATAATTAAGTATGAGGAGATAAGTGATAGAGTTGAACTTGAAATTGCCACATATCTTACGCAGGTTGCCGAGGGGGATTTAAGCGAAGAGGGGGCAAAGCGTATTCATGCCATGCTAAAGGTGATCAGCAACATGGAAAGCATTGCTGACTCGGCCTACAACTTAGCCAAGACCCTTGACCGAAAAAGGCAAAACAATATCTGGTTTCCGCAGGAGCTGCGCAACAACATTAATGGAATGTTCGATAGGGTGGATGAGGCATTTGCAGTAATGCTTGAAAACTTAGAGCTCGGCTATGGTAAAATCTCGCTTGATAAAGCAAACGGAATAGAGCAACAGATTAACTTGAAGAGAAATATGCTACGGGAAGAACATATACAAAACGTTGAAAGCAATAAGTACAAATATCTTGCGGGTGTAGTTTACAACGATCTTTTCTCTGAAAGCGAAAAATTGGCCGACTACATAATCAATGTCTCAGAGGACATTTTCTCCATAAAGCCAATCCCTTATGAATCGAAGCCCCAAAATAAGCACATACCTAACGAACAAGATAATTAA
- the atpG gene encoding ATP synthase F1 subunit gamma, whose translation MPSLKEIRSRITSVTSTKKITSAMKMVSAAKLKKAQDSIFRIRPYSTKLFDMVSNLAADKEIVQNIPLAKTPVKLSNVTLVIFTANGSLCGTFNANAIKLAEKIMAEYKTSNAGIGVNLIVLGRHGHEHFVKKGINVSGPYRSLVDKPNREVLSVLADGLISSFSLEKTQRVELIYNKFISAGIQQPCRELILPFTAKVNENSKFMPKYILEPDMAGLLEEIIPQAIKVKLFSALLESVASEHGARTTAMHIATENATDLIKQLSLQYNKARQAAITNEISEITTGAEALKN comes from the coding sequence ATGCCATCTCTAAAGGAGATCAGAAGTAGAATTACGTCGGTTACTTCCACAAAAAAGATAACCAGCGCTATGAAAATGGTGTCCGCAGCCAAGCTAAAAAAGGCACAGGATTCCATCTTTAGAATTCGGCCTTACAGCACTAAGCTGTTCGATATGGTTTCGAATTTGGCGGCAGACAAGGAGATTGTGCAGAATATTCCCCTTGCCAAAACGCCTGTCAAACTTTCGAATGTGACGCTTGTGATATTTACTGCCAACGGAAGCCTTTGTGGAACATTCAATGCCAATGCCATAAAATTGGCAGAGAAGATCATGGCCGAATACAAAACAAGCAATGCGGGGATTGGCGTAAATCTTATTGTTTTAGGTCGGCATGGGCACGAGCACTTTGTAAAAAAGGGAATTAATGTTTCTGGACCTTACCGGTCATTGGTTGACAAGCCAAACAGGGAAGTACTTTCCGTTTTAGCAGATGGGTTAATTTCATCTTTTTCATTGGAAAAAACTCAGCGTGTTGAGTTGATTTACAACAAGTTTATCAGCGCTGGAATACAGCAGCCTTGCAGGGAATTAATACTACCATTTACTGCAAAGGTGAATGAAAATTCTAAGTTCATGCCAAAGTATATTCTAGAACCTGACATGGCGGGACTTTTGGAAGAAATTATTCCCCAAGCAATAAAGGTAAAGCTCTTTAGCGCCCTACTTGAGTCGGTTGCTTCTGAGCATGGCGCAAGAACTACAGCAATGCATATTGCAACCGAGAATGCAACAGACCTGATAAAACAACTTAGTTTGCAGTATAATAAGGCTCGTCAAGCAGCAATTACAAATGAAATTTCAGAGATTACCACTGGAGCTGAAGCACTAAAGAATTAA